A region of the Sphingobium yanoikuyae genome:
AGCAGGTTCCAGCCGAAGCGGAAGCCGGGCAGCGCGCCCTTGCGGATATGGGTCAGCTCATGGATGAAGCTGGCCGCGCGATAGAGCGCCATCATCGACAACAGGGCACAGCCGATCGCGATCGCCACATTCTGGGCCAGAATCGCGCCGGCCAACGCGCCATAGCCGATCAGCGCCGACGCCAGCATGTCCGGCCAGTAGATGGCCGGGTTCGCGGTCGACAGGGTGCGCGTCAGATCCGCGGCAGCGCGCAGCATCTTCGTATCGTCGGGTATAGCCGACCGCGTGCGCGACGCGGCGGCCAAAATGGGATCATGCACAGTCATGCTGCCTTCCCTACACTCCAAATGCGCTGCAATCGTGGCAGCAACGTGACATATTCACCCCGGTTGGGGGTGTGGGCCGGTACAGATGCGCAAGACGCGCATTTCCAGACCGACTCTTAGCGCCCCGACCCCGGCCCGAGATTGACATTCCGCAAACAAGCGCCGAACTGCTCGACACATTTCTTCAAGGGCCTGCGCCGTGGCATCAACCGATCTCCTCATCACCCCCGTTTCCTCCAAGGCCGATCTCAAGGCCTTTGTCGACCTGCCCTGGCGGCTCTACGCCAATGATCCCAATTGGGTGCCGCCGCTCAAGTCCGAAGTCTACGGCCTGCTGACGCCGGGCAAGAATCCCTTCTTCGACCATGCCGAGGCCCAATATTTCCTCGCCCGGCGCGGAAACAAGGTGGTCGGCCGCATTTCCGCGCATTTCGACAAGCTGGCGCTGGCCCAGCCGGTCGAACAGGGCATGGGTCCGGGCACCGGCAATTTCGGCCTGTTCGAGGCGGAAGATGCCGAAACCGGCGCCGCCTTGATCGCCGCGGCCGAAGGCTGGCTCAAGGCCAAGGGCATGACCCGCGTGCTCGGCCCGATCTCGCTGTCGATCTGGGAAGAACCCGGCCTGCTGATCCAGGGTCATGATCATCCGCCGACGGTGATGATGGGCCATAACAGCGCCGCCTATCAGCCGATGGTCGAAGGCGCCGGCTATCAGCCGGTCAAGCAGCTCAAGACCTATGAGCTGGACATCACCAAGAATTTCCCGCCGCTGATCGAGCGCATCGTCGCCTCGGGCGAAAAGAGCGCGCGCATCACCATCCGCAAGGTCGACAAGTCGAAATTCGATCAGGAAGCCGCGATCATCCTGGGCATCCTCAACGATGCCTGGGGCAAGAATTGGGGCTTCGTGCCGATCACCGACGCCGAAGTCGCCTTCACCGGCAAGAAGCTCAAGCCGCTGGTGTTCGAGGATCTGATCATGATCGCGGAGCTGGAAGGCGAACCGGTCGCCTTCATGATGACCCTGCCCGACCTCAACGAGGCGTTGAAGCCGCTTAACGGCTCACTCTTCCCGTTCGGCTGGATCAAGCTGCTGCGCTGGCTGCGCAAGCCGCAGGTCCGCACCATGCGCGTGCCGCTGATGGGCGTGGTCCAGCGGCTGCAATCGACCCGCATGGCCAGCCAGCTCGCCTTCATGATGATCGAATATATCCGCCGCAACGCCCTGGCCCATTACAGCGCGACGCGCGGCGAGATCGGCTGGGTGCTGGACGATAATCAGGGCATGAACGCGATCGCCGACGCCATCGAATCCAGGGTCAACAAGATCTATCAGGTCTACGAAAAGACGCTGTAAGGCGGCGGGCGCACTTCAGCGCCCGCACCCATCCGCCTGCAAGGCTATCATTGCCCGCGCCATCGCCATGCCCAGCCGGCGCTGGGCATCGGTCACCAGATGCAGTTCGTCCGCCTGCCGCACAAGGCCGCCGGTCGGCACCATATAGGCGCAGCGCAGAGCGATGTCGCGCTGCGCTGCCTGCACCATCGCCCACCCCGGATAGCGCGCGACATGCTCCGACGCCGCCGGCCGATCGGCGATCTGCGCAAAGAGGAACGGCAGGTCTGCGCGTCCCAGATCCCGCCGGAAATGCCCGACCAGATCGGCCAGCGCAGCGCCATAGCCCGTTGCCGCCGTCCCATTCTCCGTGTCGCTCTCGCCCTGATACCAGAGGATGCCGGCCAGCCGTCCCCGGACCGATCGTACCCGCGCCAGACAGGAGCCATAGAGCGTCGTCCGATCCCCGCCGGGTCGCCAGCGCGCGATCGCGCTGCCGCCCTTGGCGCAGGGGATCAGGAGGATCGGCCGCCGCTGCCGCGCGATCAGCGCGCGGGCAAAGAACAGGCCCGGTCCGACCGCCGCCAGCCGGTCCGCCGACACCATGTCCTGCTGCCCCTGCGCACTGTCGATCGGCTCCATCGCCGGTCGCACGATGCCGTCATTGCCCAGCATCGTCACGCCCGGCACCGGCGCCCTTTCCGCCTCGGTCAGTTCCGCCATCGCGCCCCGCCCCGACATGTTGGACTGGCCGGCCAGCACATAGATGTCGGGCAAGGGCGCCGCGCCGCCGGCCGAGCCAGCCGCGCCGATCAGCGCGGTCAGGCCCAGTCCGGCAACCCGCCAGCTCAATAGCTGTAGCTCAGGCGGATGCCGCCATAACGATGGAAATCACGCGGCACATAGCCCTGGATCGCCGTCGTCCCGTAGCGGTTAGACACATCGTTGATCAGATAGCGATAATGCTGGTCGAACAGATTGTTGATGAAGCCCATCACCTGCCAGGACTTGTCGGCGCTGCGCAGGCCTAGCGCGATGTTCACCATCGCATATTCCGGCTGGATGGTGCGCGGATTCTGGTCCAGCGGCACGACCTTGCTCTGCCAGGTGACGGCCCCCTGCGCGACCAGTTCCAGTGGCCCCTGCCCCAGCGGCTGGGCATAATCGATATTGCCAGCCAGCTTCCACTTGGGCGAGATCAGCATCGCCTTGCCGCTCAGATCCTGGCGCGGCGGCGTGCCGACGCATCCCTGCGCCGCGGTCTGGTTCACATAGCAGGTCGCGCCGGCAAATTCCTTGAACTTGGCGTCCAGATAGGTCAGCGACCCATTGATCGTCAGCCCGGCCACCGGGCGGATGCTGGTTTCCATTTCCAGGCCCCGGATGCGCACCTTGCCGACATTGGTCAGGCGGAAATTCTGTGTCCCGTCGGCCAGATTTTCCACCGCCTGGGTCTGGAAATCGCGGAAGTTGGAATTGAAGACGGTGACGTTCAGCGTCACCTTGCGATCCAGCAACTGCGATCGGAAGCCAAGCTCCAGGCTGTCGGATTTTTCCGGGTTCACCGGGCCGGCGTCGGCGCGCGCCTGGTTGAAGCCCGACGAGATGTCATAGGCCTGCCCCTTATGCCCGGTCGCATATGTGAGATAGAGGTTCATGTCGCGCGCGACATCCTGCTTGATGCCCAGCTTGTAGGTGCCGAAACTGTCGCTGCTGCGCCCCGCATAGACCCGGCTGGCCGCCAGATCGGTGAACACATAATCGATCTTTTCCCGGCTGTAGCGGCCACCGGCGATCAGCGTCGTGCCGGGCAGCGGATCATATTCCAGCTGGCCAAAGCCCGCGATCAGGTCGCTGCCATTGGTCGCATCCCAATTGGCGTTGGAAAAGAGCGGTCCGCGATAGAAGTCGCGGCCGATGTCGACATTGCTGTAATAGGCGCCCAGCGTATAGCGGAACCGGTCCTTGCCGGGCGAAATCAGCCGCAGTTCCTGGCTGAACTGCTCGCTGTCGAAATGGCCATATTGAAAATTCTGGAAGCTGCTGATCGCGGAATCGTCGCTGTCGAACCAGTCATGCGACTTGTAGCGGTCATGCGCAGTGATCGACATGATCGTCGGCCCGCCCGTATCATAGCTCAGCCGCAGCGACTGGGCGAAGTCATTATAGGTGTTGCCGGTCGGGAAATCGATCGACACGTCCGTATTGTCCTTGTCGACCGTGATGCCCGGCGCGAACACATCCTGTGTGAAGGCGGGGTTGCCGCGCAGGATCGCATTGTCGCCCAGTTCGATGAAGGGCCGCGTCGCTGTCGTCCGCCCATCGGCATAATCGATCGCCAGATCAGCCTGCAACTCGGCCGTCGGATTCCAGCGCAGCTTGTTGCGGGTGGAGAAATAGCGGCGCCCGTTCAACGTCTTGCCATCGGCCAGGTTGCGCGAATTGCCCTTGAAATCATCATAGTTGACGCTGGTGCGGAAACCCAGCGTGTCGGTCAGCGGCCCGGAAAGAACCGCGCCGATCTGCTGCTCGTCATCGGTGGTGATCATGCCGCGCACCGACGCGGTCAGCGTCTTCGTCGGCGCCTTGGACACGATATTGATGAGGCCCGCCGAGGCCGACTTGCCATACAGCGTCGTCTGCGGCCCGCGCAGCACCTCGATCCGCTCGATATCGGAAAGATCGGTAAAGGCGCGCGACTGGAAGGCCAGCGCCACATCGTCCAGGATGACCGCGACGCTCGGCTCGACGCCGGGACTGAAGGCCAGGGTGCCGACACCGCGGATCGCGACATTGGCGCTCGCCGGATTTTCCGCCGGCCGGATGCTCAGCGACGGCGACACGCGGCTCAGATCGTTGAAATCCTGCACCGCATTGGCCTGCAACTGGGCCTCGCCCAGCACCTGCACCGACAAGGGCACATCCTGCACATTCTGTTCGCGCTTCTGCGCCGTCACGATGATGTCGCCGGCGGACATATCCTGCGCCTGCGCATGGGCCATGCCCGCCAGCGCCCCCGATGCGACGCCAACCAGCAGGCTCGCCATCACGACTGCCATTTTCGACTGCCCCTTCATCAACCTCTCCCGATCCTGTGTTCCAAAGCTGCCACCAGGAGCCATCGGCCGATGCGCCGGTTTGCCCGACTGCACCGACATCAAAGCCCACATTGCGGGACTTCACTCCAGATTTCGAAAAGGCTGTAACTGACAGATCAGGCCAGCGCAACATATTGGTCAAACCAATATTGATGAACACGGCACTTGTCAGACAAATTGGCCTGACAGATCGATTGTCATGGCGAATGGCTGCGCTCCGGTGGAAGCAGGCCGCCGTGAATCAGCATCGGCGCGATCGACGGTCCGCAGACAGTCGATCGCGCCGATCGCGCATTTTCAAAATCGGGTCAGGCGGCGGCCGGGGTCGCCTCGGCCGGCTTCAGATGGCGTGCCAGGAAATCGAGGCAACTGCGCACCTTGGCGCTGTCCCCCTGCGCCGGCAGATAGAGGGCGACGATCGGCGATTCCGGCAGCGCGACAGCGGGCAGCACCGTCTGCAACCGCCCCTCTTCCAGATCGTCCGACACCGCCCATAGCGACTTGATGACGATACCGGCGCCATTGAGCGCCCACATCCGCGCCATTTCGCCATCATTGGTGCTCAGCACCCGGCTCGCCCGATTGTCCCGCCCCATGTCCATGTCGATCGCGCGCCACATATCCTGCCCGCCGCCAATGACGATCCGGTCATGGCTGGCCAGATCCTCGATCGTGCGCGGCACGCCGCGTCGGCTGAGATATTCGGGCGAGGCGCAGAGCATGCGCGGATTGTCGGCCAGTCGCTTCATGATCAGGCCGCTGTCGGGCGGCGGATCGAAACAGATGGCGATGTCATGGCCGGTCTCGACAATATTGGCCGCCTGCCCCGCCGCCTCCAGATGCACCGCCACTTCCGGGTGCAGCGTCGCATAATGCTGGAACAATGGCGCCAGCCGACTGCGGCCCGAGTGCAGCGTCGTCACCACGCGCAATGCCCCGACCGGCTCGGTGGCGTTGCGCATCACCACATTTTCCGCCTGGTCGATGTCGGACAGCGCCTGCCCCGCCTTCTCGTAGAAGATCTGGCCTTCCTGGGTCAGCGTCATGTGCCGGCTGTTGCGGCGCACCAGCATCACCCCCAGCCGCGACTCCAGTTGCGACAGGCGGCGACTGGTCGCGGCAAGCGACAGGTCCAGTCGTTTGGCCGCTTCGGACAGGCTGCCCGATTCGGCAATTTTCACGAAGGACAGGATTTCAGCATAGCGATCGGCCATGCGCAAAAAGCTATGCGCGTTACGCTGCATTGCAATAGGCGCAAGGTTGCAGTTCCGTGTGAAAACATTGCCACGTCTCCCAAACGGCACGGAAATGCGACGGAATTTTGCTGGCGTTACCGCTATCGCAAGGCTGGCTTGCATGGTGTGGACCACGTTGACCGTCGCTTGTGCGTCGCATCATTTTTCGAACAAAGGCCGCCCGTCGGCTCCATTTCGGAAAGGACCGCCATGATCCGCACGCTCGCCGCAACGCGCGCCGCGCCCACGCCCAAGACCAACCAGCGTCTTGCCTGGAACGATATCGAGGCGCTGCCCACCTATGCTGCCATGGCGCTCTGCTTCGCCTGCGCCTGGCTGGCGATCAGCGACAGCACCCCCACCATCTATGCGACCATCCTGAAGGCGGTCGGCATCATCGGCGGCATGGCGCTGCGCCATGCCTGGCTGAAACTGGATGAAGCCGACGGCACGGACATCGCCTGACCCCGTAGAGAACCGCTCCCCCTATGATCGTCGGACGTGCCCCACGTATCCGCCAGAGTTTCCAGACCGCGTGGCGCGCGCTGATCGCGCTGTTCTTCTGGGATCTGGCGGTCACCATCTTCTACTTCATCTCGCCCTTCAAGGCGCCGGCCCTGCCGCTGACCATCTTCGGCACCGCCCTCGCCCTGGTACTCGGCTTCCGCGTCAACTCCGCCTATCAGCGCTGGTGGGAAGGCCGCATCCTGTGGGGTGCGATGGTCAATGTCTCGCGCAGTTGGGCACGCGCGGTGATGAACTTCATCCCCGACCGGGTCGAAACGGCGGACCTGCGTCAGACCCTGGTCGAACGCCATATCGCCTATGTCCAAGCCCTGCGCTGCCAGCTCCGCCGGATCGATCCGGCGCCCGACGTGCGCCGCGTGCTCGCCGGCCCGGAGATTCCGGAGGAAGTTCCGGAACTGGGCCGCCGCAATCCCGCCAACGGCCTGCTCGACGGGTCGGGTCGCCGGGTCGAACAGGCCCGCGCGGATGGCTGGATCGACAGCATCCAGCAGACCCAGATCGAACGGCTGCTGGTCGACATGTCGAACGCGCAGGGCGGCATGGAGCGGATCAAGAACACGCCGCTGCCCGCCCAGTATCGCAGCTTCCCCAAATTCTTCACCCGGCTCTTCTGCATCCTGCTGCCGATCGGCCTGGTCGAAACGTTGGGCATCGCCACCCCGGTGGGATCAGCGGCCGCGGGCTTCATGTATCTCGCCGTGCTGCAGATCGGCGACGATCTGGTCGATCCGTTCGGCAACGACGTCCACGACCTGCCGCTCGACAGCATCACCACCACGATCGAAGCGGACATGTGCGACACCCTCGGCCGCGAAGGGCCTCCGCCGGTCCAGCCGGTCGACGGCGTGCTCTGGTAAAGCCAAAGATCGCCCGCCAAACCGGCCGTCATCCCGCATTCGATGCGGAATCCATTCAGCGCGCCCTCGTGGCGCACAATGGATCCCGAATCCTCCGACGAGTCCAGGAGAGCCTTTCGCCAGGATGACGCTGATAGGGATCAACGTGTTTCGACCAGCAGCGGACATTCCTCCCCGGTACGGGGAGGTGGCAGCGCGAAGCGCTGACGGAGGGGCAGGTGCCTCTTAGCGCTGCGCTATCCGGCCTGTGCCCCTCCACCACTCGCTACGCGAGCGGTCCCCCTCCCCGTGACGGGGAGGAATGTGTTGTTCACACCCATCCCGGCCCTTCGGCAAGCGTCGAATCTGTCCACGCCAGCCTAGCCCCGCTTCCCCTTACCCTCGATCAGCACCGCCTGCTGCCAGCGGCTTGGCGCCTTGTCGGTGCGGTGGATGCAGCCGGCCCAGCAGCAGGGCCGCTTCTTGCCCTCCTGCAATTCCTCGACAGTGCGCGCAATGCGCCGCGCGCGGGTCGCGGCCTGCTTGGCATCTTCGACCCAGCAGATGAACTCGTTGCGGCCAAGCGGCGTCAGCCCCTGCCACAGCGCGAAGATGCCGGCATCGGCCCGGATCGCCGCCTGCATGTCGTCGGCC
Encoded here:
- a CDS encoding sialate O-acetylesterase — its product is MSWRVAGLGLTALIGAAGSAGGAAPLPDIYVLAGQSNMSGRGAMAELTEAERAPVPGVTMLGNDGIVRPAMEPIDSAQGQQDMVSADRLAAVGPGLFFARALIARQRRPILLIPCAKGGSAIARWRPGGDRTTLYGSCLARVRSVRGRLAGILWYQGESDTENGTAATGYGAALADLVGHFRRDLGRADLPFLFAQIADRPAASEHVARYPGWAMVQAAQRDIALRCAYMVPTGGLVRQADELHLVTDAQRRLGMAMARAMIALQADGCGR
- a CDS encoding TonB-dependent receptor; translated protein: MAVVMASLLVGVASGALAGMAHAQAQDMSAGDIIVTAQKREQNVQDVPLSVQVLGEAQLQANAVQDFNDLSRVSPSLSIRPAENPASANVAIRGVGTLAFSPGVEPSVAVILDDVALAFQSRAFTDLSDIERIEVLRGPQTTLYGKSASAGLINIVSKAPTKTLTASVRGMITTDDEQQIGAVLSGPLTDTLGFRTSVNYDDFKGNSRNLADGKTLNGRRYFSTRNKLRWNPTAELQADLAIDYADGRTTATRPFIELGDNAILRGNPAFTQDVFAPGITVDKDNTDVSIDFPTGNTYNDFAQSLRLSYDTGGPTIMSITAHDRYKSHDWFDSDDSAISSFQNFQYGHFDSEQFSQELRLISPGKDRFRYTLGAYYSNVDIGRDFYRGPLFSNANWDATNGSDLIAGFGQLEYDPLPGTTLIAGGRYSREKIDYVFTDLAASRVYAGRSSDSFGTYKLGIKQDVARDMNLYLTYATGHKGQAYDISSGFNQARADAGPVNPEKSDSLELGFRSQLLDRKVTLNVTVFNSNFRDFQTQAVENLADGTQNFRLTNVGKVRIRGLEMETSIRPVAGLTINGSLTYLDAKFKEFAGATCYVNQTAAQGCVGTPPRQDLSGKAMLISPKWKLAGNIDYAQPLGQGPLELVAQGAVTWQSKVVPLDQNPRTIQPEYAMVNIALGLRSADKSWQVMGFINNLFDQHYRYLINDVSNRYGTTAIQGYVPRDFHRYGGIRLSYSY
- a CDS encoding LysR family transcriptional regulator; translated protein: MADRYAEILSFVKIAESGSLSEAAKRLDLSLAATSRRLSQLESRLGVMLVRRNSRHMTLTQEGQIFYEKAGQALSDIDQAENVVMRNATEPVGALRVVTTLHSGRSRLAPLFQHYATLHPEVAVHLEAAGQAANIVETGHDIAICFDPPPDSGLIMKRLADNPRMLCASPEYLSRRGVPRTIEDLASHDRIVIGGGQDMWRAIDMDMGRDNRASRVLSTNDGEMARMWALNGAGIVIKSLWAVSDDLEEGRLQTVLPAVALPESPIVALYLPAQGDSAKVRSCLDFLARHLKPAEATPAAA
- a CDS encoding bestrophin family protein, which translates into the protein MIVGRAPRIRQSFQTAWRALIALFFWDLAVTIFYFISPFKAPALPLTIFGTALALVLGFRVNSAYQRWWEGRILWGAMVNVSRSWARAVMNFIPDRVETADLRQTLVERHIAYVQALRCQLRRIDPAPDVRRVLAGPEIPEEVPELGRRNPANGLLDGSGRRVEQARADGWIDSIQQTQIERLLVDMSNAQGGMERIKNTPLPAQYRSFPKFFTRLFCILLPIGLVETLGIATPVGSAAAGFMYLAVLQIGDDLVDPFGNDVHDLPLDSITTTIEADMCDTLGREGPPPVQPVDGVLW
- a CDS encoding YdeI/OmpD-associated family protein, producing the protein MADDFLQGIVHEAADDMQAAIRADAGIFALWQGLTPLGRNEFICWVEDAKQAATRARRIARTVEELQEGKKRPCCWAGCIHRTDKAPSRWQQAVLIEGKGKRG